In a genomic window of Streptomyces pristinaespiralis:
- the whiA gene encoding DNA-binding protein WhiA has translation MAMTAAVKDEISRLPVTRTCCRKAEVSAILRFAGGLHLVSGRIVIEAELDTGIAARRLKRDILEIFGHSSELMVMAPGGLRRGSRFVVRVVAGGDQLARQTGLVDGRGRPIRGLPPQVVSGATCDAEAAWRGAFLAHGSLTEPGRSSSLEVTCPGPEAALALVGAARRLSIAAKAREVRGVDRVVVRDGDAIGALLTRLGAHESVLAWEERRMRREVRATANRLANFDDANLRRSARAAVAAGARVQRALEILGEEVPEHLAAAGRLRMEHKQASLEELGALADPPLTKDAVAGRIRRLLAMADKRAQDLGIPGTESNLTEEMADGLVG, from the coding sequence ATGGCGATGACGGCAGCGGTGAAGGACGAGATCTCCCGGCTCCCCGTCACCCGGACCTGCTGCAGAAAAGCGGAGGTCTCGGCCATCCTGCGGTTCGCGGGCGGTCTGCACCTGGTGAGCGGCCGCATCGTGATCGAGGCGGAGCTGGACACCGGCATCGCCGCGCGCCGGCTCAAACGGGACATCCTGGAGATCTTCGGCCACAGCTCGGAGCTGATGGTCATGGCTCCCGGCGGTCTGCGCCGCGGCTCCCGATTCGTCGTACGGGTGGTGGCGGGCGGTGACCAGCTGGCGCGCCAGACGGGTCTGGTCGACGGCCGGGGCCGCCCGATCAGGGGCCTGCCGCCCCAGGTGGTCTCGGGTGCGACGTGCGACGCGGAAGCCGCCTGGCGGGGCGCCTTCCTGGCGCACGGTTCGCTGACCGAGCCCGGCCGGTCGTCCTCCCTCGAGGTCACCTGCCCGGGGCCGGAGGCGGCCCTCGCGCTGGTGGGCGCCGCCCGCCGGCTCTCGATCGCCGCCAAGGCGCGCGAGGTGCGGGGCGTGGACCGCGTGGTCGTCCGTGACGGTGATGCGATCGGCGCGCTGTTGACGCGGCTCGGGGCGCACGAGTCGGTGCTGGCGTGGGAGGAGCGGCGGATGCGGCGCGAGGTGCGCGCCACCGCCAACCGCCTCGCCAATTTCGACGACGCCAACCTGCGCCGCTCCGCCCGTGCCGCCGTGGCGGCGGGCGCCCGGGTGCAGCGCGCGCTGGAGATCCTCGGCGAGGAGGTGCCCGAGCATCTCGCGGCCGCGGGCCGGCTGCGCATGGAGCACAAGCAGGCCTCGCTGGAGGAGCTGGGTGCGCTCGCCGACCCGCCGCTGACCAAGGACGCGGTCGCGGGCCGGATCCGCCGGCTGCTGGCGATGGCGGACAAGCGCGCCCAGGACCTCGGTATCCCCGGCACGGAGTCGAATCTGACGGAGGAGATGGCCGACGGTCTGGTGGGCTGA
- a CDS encoding M14 family metallopeptidase — MRRRARSILAAAALLAAGVSAAPIAQADSGGGNGDELAVWHAEVSKEQVPLILAAGTDGHELGEQIPDKGTATIELHLTERQAGELREQGVDITEHALSDKAVKRLAAAGDGVFRPYGGEGGLKDEILDTARAHPALTKVVSIGRTVKGQDILALKVSKGADRYRDGSKPATLYMSNQHAREWITPEMTRRLMHHYLDGYGEDPRITKIIDSTELWFVLSANPDGYDHTFTGTEERQWRKNLRDNNGDGKITAGDGVDLNRNFAYKWGYDNEGSSPDPFDETYRGTGPGSEPETKAIDRFQKRIGFQYGINYHSAAQLLLYGVGWQVATPTPDDVLYKALAGTPGNSAIPGYRPQLSSELYTTNGEADGHAANVNGMMMYTPEMSTCATASRVDPDDEWNAADCASIFTFPDDEELIQQEFAKNIPFALSVAQTAAHPDQPSSALGLTAADFTPDAFATSYARGADQEVSVTARRSLRDKELNYRINGGRTHDEELHPWKGGERFGGEDNLHFDEYRAEVEGAGPGDRVEVWFTGRTRSGKRAASEPFTYTVAERPRGDTLVIAEEGGTAAAAHTAAYTRALAANGHRSAVWDVATHGAPHPLAVLGHFRTVVWYSGAAEPSWATTQAVRAYLNEGGKLVSMGEHAGGDADLGGALSDDFSQYYLGASGRASLAGVTGFLGTGRLTGASGTLGGAPGNPLDAAGAYTITSDTLPPDEFPQFDSAAAGDYPGARMPFSPYGGEWYAAVTHRNSSWARLSRTIDLTGTAAADGPALNMRLSFDTEPGYDNAVVEVHTVGQDDWTTLPDAGGGTSTEVPAQCDGGFYIDQHPFLRHYLTLGEDACTASGTTGTWNSFTGASDGWRAASFDLSAYAGKRIEVSVSYVTDPSEGGRGVFVDDTRLVSGGVEQPLEGFEASLEPWAPAGPPEGSPALRGNWERSQDLYPSASAVSTRDSVLIGFGLEHVPTALDRERIVAAALRALRR; from the coding sequence ATGAGACGCAGAGCGAGATCGATCCTCGCCGCTGCCGCACTCCTGGCCGCAGGAGTGTCGGCAGCGCCGATCGCGCAGGCCGACTCCGGGGGCGGGAACGGCGATGAACTCGCCGTATGGCACGCGGAAGTGAGCAAGGAGCAGGTGCCGCTGATCCTCGCGGCGGGTACCGACGGTCACGAGCTGGGCGAGCAGATCCCCGACAAGGGCACCGCCACCATCGAGCTCCACCTCACCGAGCGGCAGGCCGGCGAACTGCGGGAGCAGGGCGTCGACATCACCGAGCACGCCCTCTCCGACAAGGCGGTAAAGCGCCTCGCCGCCGCAGGCGACGGTGTCTTCCGGCCGTACGGCGGCGAAGGCGGCCTCAAGGACGAGATCCTCGACACCGCCAGGGCCCATCCGGCCCTCACCAAGGTCGTGAGCATCGGCCGGACCGTCAAGGGCCAGGACATCCTCGCCCTCAAGGTCTCCAAGGGCGCGGACAGGTACCGCGACGGCTCCAAGCCCGCCACCCTCTACATGTCCAACCAGCACGCCCGCGAGTGGATCACCCCGGAGATGACCCGGCGGCTGATGCACCACTACCTCGACGGCTACGGCGAGGACCCGCGGATCACGAAGATCATCGACTCCACGGAGCTGTGGTTCGTCCTGTCCGCCAACCCCGACGGCTACGACCACACCTTCACCGGGACCGAAGAGCGCCAGTGGCGCAAGAACCTCCGCGACAACAACGGCGACGGGAAGATCACGGCGGGCGACGGCGTCGACCTCAACCGCAACTTCGCCTACAAGTGGGGTTACGACAACGAGGGGTCCTCGCCCGACCCGTTCGACGAGACCTACCGCGGCACCGGCCCCGGATCCGAGCCCGAGACCAAGGCGATCGACCGCTTCCAGAAGCGCATCGGCTTCCAGTACGGCATCAACTACCACTCCGCCGCCCAGCTGCTGCTGTACGGAGTCGGCTGGCAGGTCGCCACCCCGACCCCCGACGACGTCCTCTACAAGGCCCTCGCGGGCACACCGGGCAACTCCGCGATCCCCGGCTACCGGCCCCAGCTCTCCTCCGAGCTCTACACGACCAACGGGGAGGCCGACGGTCACGCGGCCAACGTCAACGGGATGATGATGTACACCCCGGAGATGTCGACCTGCGCCACCGCATCGCGCGTCGACCCCGACGACGAGTGGAACGCCGCCGACTGCGCGTCCATCTTCACGTTCCCCGACGACGAGGAACTGATCCAGCAGGAGTTCGCCAAGAACATCCCGTTCGCGCTCTCCGTCGCGCAGACCGCGGCCCACCCCGACCAGCCGTCCTCCGCGCTGGGCCTCACGGCCGCGGACTTCACCCCCGACGCCTTCGCCACCTCCTACGCGCGCGGCGCGGACCAGGAGGTCTCTGTCACGGCACGCAGGTCGCTGCGCGACAAGGAGCTCAACTACCGCATCAACGGCGGCCGTACGCACGACGAGGAGCTGCACCCCTGGAAGGGCGGCGAGCGTTTCGGCGGCGAGGACAACCTCCACTTCGACGAGTACCGCGCCGAGGTCGAGGGAGCCGGACCCGGCGACCGCGTCGAGGTGTGGTTCACCGGCAGGACCAGGAGCGGCAAGCGCGCCGCCAGCGAGCCCTTCACCTACACCGTCGCGGAACGGCCGCGCGGTGACACGCTGGTGATCGCGGAAGAGGGCGGCACGGCCGCCGCCGCGCACACCGCCGCCTACACCCGTGCCCTCGCCGCCAACGGCCACCGCAGCGCGGTCTGGGACGTCGCGACGCACGGCGCCCCGCACCCGCTCGCGGTGCTCGGCCACTTCAGGACCGTCGTCTGGTACTCGGGTGCGGCAGAGCCGTCCTGGGCCACCACTCAGGCCGTGCGTGCCTACCTCAACGAGGGCGGCAAGCTCGTCTCCATGGGAGAGCACGCCGGCGGCGACGCCGACCTCGGCGGGGCGCTGAGCGACGACTTCTCGCAGTACTACCTCGGGGCCTCCGGCCGGGCCTCGCTCGCCGGCGTGACCGGCTTCCTCGGCACGGGACGCCTCACCGGTGCCTCCGGCACCCTCGGCGGCGCCCCGGGCAACCCGCTGGACGCCGCGGGCGCCTACACGATCACCTCGGACACTCTTCCGCCGGACGAGTTCCCGCAGTTCGACAGCGCCGCCGCGGGCGACTACCCGGGCGCCCGGATGCCGTTCTCGCCGTACGGCGGCGAGTGGTACGCGGCGGTCACCCACCGCAACTCCTCGTGGGCGCGGCTGTCCCGCACCATCGACCTGACCGGGACGGCGGCCGCCGACGGGCCCGCCCTGAACATGCGGCTGAGCTTCGACACGGAGCCCGGCTACGACAACGCCGTCGTGGAGGTCCACACCGTCGGCCAGGACGACTGGACGACGCTCCCCGACGCCGGCGGCGGCACCTCCACAGAGGTCCCGGCCCAGTGCGACGGCGGCTTCTACATCGACCAGCACCCCTTCCTGCGGCACTACCTCACGCTCGGCGAGGACGCGTGCACGGCGAGCGGCACGACCGGCACGTGGAACTCCTTCACCGGGGCGTCCGACGGCTGGCGTGCGGCCTCCTTCGACCTGAGCGCCTACGCGGGCAAGCGGATCGAGGTCTCCGTCTCCTATGTCACCGACCCGAGCGAGGGCGGCCGGGGTGTCTTCGTCGACGACACCCGGCTCGTATCCGGCGGCGTGGAGCAGCCCCTCGAAGGTTTCGAGGCATCGCTGGAGCCCTGGGCGCCCGCCGGGCCCCCGGAGGGCAGTCCCGCCCTGCGCGGGAACTGGGAGCGCAGCCAGGACCTGTATCCGTCGGCGTCGGCGGTGAGCACGCGCGACAGCGTGCTGATCGGTTTCGGCCTCGAGCACGTGCCAACGGCGTTGGACAGGGAGCGGATCGTCGCCGCCGCGCTCCGGGCGCTGCGGCGCTGA
- the gap gene encoding type I glyceraldehyde-3-phosphate dehydrogenase, whose product MTIRVGINGFGRIGRNYFRALLEQGAKIEIVAVNDLGDTATTAHLLKYDTILGRLKAEVSHTADTITVDGHTIKVLSERNPADIPWGELGVDIVIESTGIFTKKADAEKHLAGGAKKVLISAPAKDEDITIVMGVNQDKYDADNHHVISNASCTTNCVAPMAKVLDENFGIVKGLMTTVHAYTNDQRILDFPHSDLRRARAAAENIIPTTTGAAKATALVLPKLKGKLDGIAMRVPVPTGSATDLVVELEREVTKDEVNAAFKKAAEDGDLRGILYYTEDPIVSSDIVGDAASCTFDSSLTMVQEGKSVKILGWYDNEWGYSNRLVDLTVFVGNQL is encoded by the coding sequence GTGACGATCCGCGTAGGCATCAACGGCTTTGGCCGCATCGGTCGTAACTACTTCCGCGCGCTGCTGGAGCAGGGTGCGAAGATCGAGATCGTGGCTGTCAACGACCTGGGTGACACTGCGACCACGGCCCACCTGCTGAAGTACGACACCATCCTCGGTCGTCTCAAGGCCGAGGTGAGCCACACCGCCGACACCATCACGGTCGACGGCCACACCATCAAGGTGCTCTCCGAGCGCAACCCCGCCGACATCCCGTGGGGCGAGCTGGGCGTCGACATCGTCATCGAGTCGACGGGCATCTTCACCAAGAAGGCCGACGCCGAGAAGCACCTCGCCGGCGGTGCCAAGAAGGTCCTCATCTCGGCTCCGGCCAAGGACGAGGACATCACCATCGTGATGGGCGTCAACCAGGACAAGTACGACGCCGACAACCACCACGTCATCTCCAACGCCTCCTGCACCACCAACTGTGTGGCGCCGATGGCCAAGGTTCTGGACGAGAACTTCGGCATCGTCAAGGGTCTGATGACCACGGTCCACGCCTACACCAACGACCAGCGGATCCTGGACTTCCCGCACTCCGACCTGCGTCGCGCCCGCGCCGCCGCGGAGAACATCATCCCGACGACCACCGGTGCCGCCAAGGCCACCGCCCTGGTTCTGCCGAAGCTCAAGGGCAAGCTGGACGGCATCGCGATGCGCGTCCCGGTCCCGACCGGTTCGGCCACCGACCTGGTCGTCGAGCTCGAGCGCGAGGTCACCAAGGACGAGGTCAACGCCGCGTTCAAGAAGGCCGCCGAAGACGGCGACCTGCGGGGCATCCTCTACTACACGGAGGACCCGATCGTGTCCTCGGACATCGTCGGCGACGCCGCGTCCTGCACCTTCGACTCCTCGCTGACCATGGTCCAGGAGGGCAAGTCGGTGAAGATCCTCGGCTGGTACGACAACGAGTGGGGCTACTCCAACCGCCTCGTGGACCTTACGGTCTTCGTGGGCAACCAGCTCTGA
- a CDS encoding phosphoglycerate kinase — MKTIDQLLADGVAGKRVFVRADLNVPLDGTTITDDGRIRAVQPTIAKLAEAGARVVVASHLGRPKGAPDPAFSLAPAAARLGELLGTHVEFATDTVGESATATVAALQDGQVAVLENLRFNPGETSKDDAERGVFADRLASLADVYVGDGFGAVHRKHASVFDLPARLPHAAGFLIDTEVGVLKKLTEDVSRPYVVVLGGAKVSDKLGVIDHLLEKADRILIGGGMAYTFLKAQGHEVGISLLQEDQVPAVLEYLERAEAKGVEFVLPVDVLVASEFPDLKTKAPANPAVVAADAIPADQEGLDIGPETRKLYASKLADAATVFWNGPMGVFEHPDYAEGTKAVAQALVDSPAFSVVGGGDSAAAVRILGFDEKAFGHISTGGGASLEYLEGKTLPGLAALED; from the coding sequence ATGAAGACCATCGACCAGTTGCTGGCCGACGGGGTCGCGGGCAAGCGGGTATTCGTCCGCGCCGACCTCAACGTGCCGCTCGACGGCACGACCATCACCGACGACGGCCGCATCCGGGCCGTGCAGCCGACCATCGCCAAGCTCGCGGAGGCCGGGGCGCGGGTCGTCGTCGCCTCGCACCTGGGCCGTCCCAAGGGCGCCCCGGACCCCGCCTTCTCGCTGGCCCCGGCCGCGGCCCGGCTCGGGGAGCTGCTCGGCACGCACGTGGAGTTCGCGACCGACACGGTCGGTGAGTCCGCCACCGCCACCGTCGCCGCCCTCCAGGACGGCCAGGTCGCCGTCCTGGAGAACCTCCGCTTCAACCCCGGCGAGACCTCCAAGGACGACGCCGAGCGCGGCGTCTTCGCGGACCGGCTCGCCTCCCTCGCCGATGTGTACGTCGGTGACGGCTTCGGCGCCGTGCACCGCAAGCACGCCTCCGTGTTCGACCTCCCGGCCCGGCTGCCGCACGCCGCGGGTTTCCTGATCGACACCGAGGTCGGCGTCCTCAAGAAGCTCACCGAGGACGTCAGCCGGCCCTACGTCGTCGTGCTCGGCGGCGCCAAGGTCTCCGACAAGCTCGGAGTCATCGACCACCTGCTGGAGAAGGCCGACCGCATCCTCATCGGCGGCGGCATGGCGTACACCTTCCTCAAGGCCCAGGGCCACGAGGTCGGCATCTCGCTGCTCCAGGAGGACCAGGTCCCTGCCGTGCTCGAGTACCTCGAGCGCGCCGAGGCCAAGGGCGTGGAGTTCGTGCTTCCCGTCGACGTGCTGGTCGCGTCCGAGTTCCCGGACCTGAAGACCAAGGCGCCGGCCAACCCGGCCGTCGTCGCCGCGGACGCCATTCCCGCCGACCAGGAGGGTCTGGACATCGGTCCCGAGACCCGCAAGCTGTACGCCTCGAAGCTCGCCGACGCGGCCACCGTCTTCTGGAACGGCCCGATGGGCGTCTTCGAGCACCCCGACTACGCCGAGGGCACCAAGGCCGTTGCCCAGGCGCTCGTCGACTCCCCGGCCTTCTCCGTGGTCGGCGGCGGCGACTCCGCCGCGGCCGTGCGGATCCTGGGCTTCGACGAGAAGGCGTTCGGCCACATCTCGACCGGCGGCGGAGCGAGCCTCGAATATCTCGAGGGCAAGACGCTCCCCGGCCTTGCCGCACTGGAGGACTGA
- the tpiA gene encoding triose-phosphate isomerase, which produces MTATDQGRIPLMAGNWKMNLNHLEAIAHVQKLAFALADKDYDAVEVAVLPPFTDLRSVQTLVDGDKLKIKYGAQDISAHDSGAYTGEISGPMLAKLKCTFVAVGHSERRQYHAESDEICNAKVKAAFKHGLTPILCVGEGLDVRKAGNQVEYTLAQLDGGLKDVPAEQAETIVIAYEPVWAIGTGEVATPEDAQEVCGAVRGRLAELYSQELADKVRIQYGGSVKSGNVAAIMAQPDVDGALVGGAALDADEFVKIVRFRDQ; this is translated from the coding sequence ATGACTGCTACTGACCAGGGCCGTATCCCGCTGATGGCGGGCAACTGGAAGATGAACCTCAACCACCTCGAGGCCATCGCGCACGTCCAGAAGCTCGCCTTCGCACTGGCCGACAAGGACTACGACGCCGTAGAGGTCGCCGTCCTGCCGCCCTTCACCGACCTTCGGTCCGTCCAGACCCTGGTCGACGGCGACAAGCTGAAGATCAAGTACGGCGCCCAGGACATCTCGGCGCACGACTCCGGTGCCTACACTGGTGAGATCTCCGGCCCGATGCTGGCCAAGCTGAAGTGCACCTTCGTCGCGGTGGGCCACTCCGAGCGCCGCCAGTACCACGCGGAGAGCGACGAGATCTGCAACGCAAAGGTGAAGGCGGCCTTCAAGCACGGCCTGACCCCGATCCTGTGCGTCGGTGAGGGCCTGGACGTCCGCAAGGCCGGCAACCAGGTCGAGTACACGCTCGCCCAGCTCGACGGCGGTCTGAAGGACGTCCCGGCCGAGCAGGCCGAGACCATCGTGATCGCTTACGAGCCGGTGTGGGCCATCGGCACCGGCGAGGTCGCCACCCCCGAGGACGCGCAGGAGGTCTGCGGTGCCGTCCGTGGCCGTCTCGCGGAGCTGTACTCCCAGGAGCTGGCCGACAAGGTCCGGATCCAGTACGGCGGCTCGGTGAAGTCGGGCAACGTCGCGGCGATCATGGCCCAGCCCGACGTGGACGGCGCCCTGGTCGGCGGGGCGGCGCTGGACGCGGACGAGTTCGTCAAGATCGTCCGGTTCCGCGACCAGTGA
- the secG gene encoding preprotein translocase subunit SecG, which yields MGFSIALIIFSGLLMLLVLMHKGKGGGLSDMFGGGMQSSVGGSSVAERNLDRITVVVGLLWFACIVVLGLLMKLDS from the coding sequence ATGGGATTCTCGATCGCCCTGATCATTTTCAGCGGGCTGCTGATGTTGCTCGTGCTGATGCACAAGGGGAAGGGCGGCGGTCTTTCCGACATGTTCGGTGGCGGAATGCAGTCCTCTGTCGGCGGCTCCTCCGTGGCCGAGCGGAACCTCGACCGCATCACCGTCGTTGTCGGTCTGCTGTGGTTCGCGTGCATTGTCGTACTTGGTCTGCTGATGAAGCTGGACAGCTGA
- a CDS encoding RNA polymerase-binding protein RbpA: MASGNAIRGSRVGAGPMGEAERGESAPRLRISFWCSNGHETQPSFASDAQVPDTWDCPRCGFPAGQDRDNPPDPPRTEPYKTHLAYVRERRSDADGEAILAEALAKLRGEI; this comes from the coding sequence GTGGCAAGTGGCAACGCGATCCGGGGAAGCCGGGTCGGAGCGGGGCCGATGGGCGAGGCAGAGCGAGGCGAGTCCGCGCCGCGCCTCCGCATCTCCTTCTGGTGCTCGAACGGGCACGAGACGCAGCCGAGCTTCGCCAGTGACGCACAGGTCCCCGACACCTGGGACTGCCCGCGGTGCGGGTTCCCGGCCGGCCAGGACCGGGACAATCCGCCGGACCCGCCGCGCACCGAGCCGTACAAGACGCACCTCGCGTACGTACGCGAGCGGCGCAGCGACGCGGACGGCGAGGCGATTCTCGCGGAAGCGCTCGCCAAACTGCGGGGCGAGATCTAG
- the pgi gene encoding glucose-6-phosphate isomerase, whose protein sequence is MNAGKTRLNRMPEWTALGKHREQLGGTHLRELFAADAERGSRYTLQVGDLYLDYSKHLVTDETLALLRELAAATDVAGLRDAMFRGEKINTTEDRAVLHTALRAPRDAVIEVDGENVVPDVHAVLDKMAAFSERIRSGEWTGHTGKRIRNIVNIGIGGSDLGPAMAYEVLRSYTERDLTFRFVSNVDGADLHEAVRDLDPAETLFIIASKTFTTIETITNATSAREWLLTNLRVGPDAVAKHFVALSTNAEKVSDFGIDTANMFEFWDWVGGRYSYDSAIGLSLMIAIGPDRFREMLDGFHLVDEHFRTAPPEANAPLLLGLLGVWYGAFFDAQSHAVLPYSHYLSKFTAYLQQLDMESNGKSVDRDGNPVDWQTGPVVWGTPGTNGQHAYYQLIHQGTKVIPADFIGFAKPVPGLLAGLVPQHDLLMANFFAQTQALAFGRTPEEVRAEGVAEELVPHKTFKGNHPTTTILAEDLTPSVLGQLIALYEHKVFVQGAIWNIDSFDQWGVELGKVLAKKIEPVLTEGEGSEQLDSSTATLAGKYRTLRGR, encoded by the coding sequence ATGAACGCAGGCAAGACCAGGCTCAACCGGATGCCCGAGTGGACCGCTCTCGGCAAGCACCGCGAGCAGTTGGGCGGGACGCATCTGCGGGAGCTGTTCGCGGCGGACGCGGAGCGCGGCAGCAGGTACACCCTCCAGGTAGGTGATCTGTACCTGGACTACTCCAAGCACCTGGTCACCGACGAGACGCTGGCACTGCTGCGCGAACTGGCCGCCGCCACCGATGTCGCCGGACTGCGGGACGCCATGTTCCGCGGCGAGAAGATCAACACCACCGAGGACCGCGCGGTCCTGCACACGGCCCTGCGTGCCCCGCGGGACGCCGTCATCGAGGTCGACGGCGAGAACGTGGTGCCGGACGTCCACGCCGTGCTGGACAAGATGGCCGCCTTCTCTGAGCGGATCCGCTCCGGCGAGTGGACCGGCCACACCGGCAAGCGCATCAGGAACATCGTCAACATCGGTATCGGCGGCTCCGACCTCGGGCCCGCGATGGCGTACGAGGTGCTCCGCTCCTACACCGAGCGGGACCTGACGTTCCGTTTCGTCTCGAACGTCGACGGGGCCGATCTCCACGAGGCCGTGAGGGACCTGGACCCGGCGGAGACCCTCTTCATCATCGCCTCGAAGACCTTCACCACCATCGAGACGATCACCAACGCCACCTCCGCCCGCGAGTGGCTGCTCACCAATCTCCGGGTCGGCCCCGACGCCGTCGCCAAGCACTTCGTGGCCCTGTCCACCAACGCGGAGAAGGTCTCCGACTTCGGCATCGACACGGCCAACATGTTCGAGTTCTGGGACTGGGTCGGCGGCCGGTACTCGTACGACTCCGCGATCGGCCTGTCCCTGATGATCGCGATCGGACCCGACCGGTTCCGCGAGATGCTCGACGGCTTCCACCTCGTCGACGAGCACTTCCGCACCGCGCCCCCCGAGGCCAACGCCCCGCTCCTGCTGGGCCTGCTGGGCGTCTGGTACGGGGCGTTCTTCGACGCGCAGTCGCACGCGGTGCTGCCCTACTCGCACTACCTGTCCAAGTTCACCGCGTACCTCCAGCAGCTCGACATGGAGTCCAACGGCAAGTCGGTCGACCGTGACGGCAATCCGGTCGACTGGCAGACCGGCCCCGTGGTGTGGGGCACCCCCGGCACCAACGGCCAGCACGCCTACTACCAGCTGATCCACCAGGGCACGAAGGTCATCCCCGCGGACTTCATCGGCTTCGCCAAGCCGGTCCCCGGCCTGCTCGCCGGGCTCGTCCCGCAGCACGACCTGCTCATGGCCAACTTCTTCGCCCAGACGCAGGCCCTCGCCTTCGGCAGGACACCCGAGGAGGTCAGGGCGGAAGGCGTCGCGGAGGAACTGGTGCCGCACAAGACGTTCAAGGGCAACCACCCGACGACGACGATCCTCGCGGAGGACCTCACCCCCTCCGTACTGGGCCAGTTGATCGCCCTCTACGAGCACAAGGTGTTCGTGCAGGGCGCGATCTGGAACATCGACTCCTTCGACCAGTGGGGAGTCGAGCTCGGCAAGGTCCTCGCCAAGAAGATCGAGCCGGTGCTGACCGAGGGCGAGGGCAGCGAGCAGCTCGACAGCTCCACCGCGACGCTGGCCGGCAAGTACCGGACACTGCGCGGCCGGTGA
- a CDS encoding PH domain-containing protein encodes MAGENTVRLRPPNNRLNERAVNWWRTQVLLTAAVPALVLAVLGAFIEPARTWLLVPAGVIAVLGLACTAFFPAWWYRVHRWEVTDEAVYVRTGALWQEWRIAPMSRIQTVDTVRGPLEQAFRLATVTVTTASAKGAVRIEGLDHQVAADLAEDLTRITRATPGDAT; translated from the coding sequence ATGGCGGGGGAGAACACGGTGCGGCTCCGGCCGCCGAACAACCGGCTGAACGAACGGGCCGTCAACTGGTGGCGCACGCAGGTCCTGCTGACCGCCGCGGTACCGGCCCTCGTGCTGGCCGTGCTGGGCGCCTTCATCGAGCCGGCCCGCACCTGGCTGCTGGTCCCGGCAGGCGTGATCGCCGTCCTCGGTCTCGCCTGCACCGCGTTCTTCCCCGCCTGGTGGTACCGCGTGCACCGCTGGGAGGTCACCGACGAGGCGGTGTACGTGCGCACCGGGGCGCTGTGGCAGGAGTGGCGGATCGCGCCCATGTCCCGCATCCAGACCGTGGACACGGTCAGGGGACCGCTCGAGCAGGCGTTCAGGCTCGCCACCGTCACGGTGACCACCGCCTCCGCCAAGGGCGCCGTCAGGATCGAAGGGCTTGATCACCAGGTCGCCGCGGACCTCGCGGAGGACCTTACGCGGATCACCCGGGCCACGCCCGGGGACGCCACATGA